Proteins from a single region of Ammospiza nelsoni isolate bAmmNel1 chromosome 28, bAmmNel1.pri, whole genome shotgun sequence:
- the LOC132085089 gene encoding translocon-associated protein subunit beta-like → MKLPLLAVFALVSVAHCEDGARLLASKSLLNRYAVEGKDLTLQYNIYNVGSSFAFLPLQSPCKIPQLSSLSSTGDILSLKNQFFDLVKMEVAALDVELSDDSFPPEDCGIVSGMLKVKWDRIAPASNLSHTVVLRPLKAGYFNFTSATITYLAQEGAQVVVGFTSAPGQGGILA, encoded by the exons ATGAAGCTCCCGCTTCTTGCTGTGTTTGCTCTGGTGTCTGTGGCTCACTGTGAGGATGGTGCCAGGCTCCTGGCCTCCAAATCCCTGTTAAACAGATATGCAGTGGAGGGCAAGGACTTGACTTTGCAGTACAACATCTACAATGTTGGCTCCAG CTTTGCCTTCCTCCCTCTGCAGTCTCCCTGTAAGATACCTCAACTCTCCTCCCTGTCTTCTACTGGTGACATTTTATCTCTGAAAAACCAATTCTTCGATTTGGTCAAGATGGAAGT TGCTGCCCTAGACGTGGAGCTGTCGGATGATTCTTTCCCCCCAGAAGATTGTGGCATTGTCTCTGGCATGCTTAAGGTCAAGTGGGACAGAATTGCTCC agccagcaACCTGTCCCACACCGTGGTTCTACGGCCTCTAAAGGCTGGGTACTTCAACTTCACCTCTGCCACCATCACGTACCTGGCACAGGAGGGTGCCCAGGTGGTG GTTGGCTTCACCAGtgctcctgggcagggaggaatCCTGGCCTAG